One Vibrio sp. 16 genomic window carries:
- a CDS encoding DUF3379 domain-containing protein — protein MDDLEFRRRIMSDPKCRDSELNAAIKESESNAKFADEILDLDAQIAKAMNVDVPEDLADRILFNQTSNVKEDNVVRPNFARRAMAMAASVAFVAGLLVGQVNWGNIVVSPAQASLASTAIKHVVDEKPFVNHLDEQVKSSQINAKMVPFSHSLSAHFPYHVYYLNHCGFGESNALHMVFRGEKGKVTLFLTGIAANDVSEFAEDGMVGIIEPMGEVSLILVGDKGENVAKIAENILDIIKPMG, from the coding sequence ATGGATGATTTAGAATTTCGTCGCCGCATCATGTCCGACCCTAAATGCAGAGATAGCGAACTCAACGCCGCGATAAAAGAGAGTGAATCCAACGCTAAATTCGCCGATGAGATTTTAGATCTGGATGCTCAAATCGCTAAAGCGATGAATGTTGATGTCCCTGAGGATCTGGCTGATCGCATTTTGTTCAATCAAACCTCGAATGTTAAAGAAGATAATGTCGTTCGACCTAATTTTGCCCGCCGAGCAATGGCAATGGCAGCATCAGTTGCTTTTGTCGCTGGCTTGTTGGTTGGACAAGTTAACTGGGGAAACATCGTTGTTTCTCCTGCACAAGCGAGTTTAGCATCAACAGCGATCAAGCATGTTGTTGACGAAAAGCCGTTCGTGAATCATCTAGACGAACAAGTCAAATCTTCGCAAATCAACGCGAAAATGGTGCCGTTTTCTCATTCATTGAGTGCGCACTTCCCTTACCACGTATATTACTTAAATCACTGTGGTTTTGGTGAGTCCAATGCACTGCATATGGTGTTTAGAGGCGAAAAAGGCAAAGTGACTCTGTTTCTGACAGGCATTGCCGCCAATGACGTATCTGAGTTTGCGGAAGATGGTATGGTAGGTATCATTGAACCAATGGGCGAAGTGAGTCTCATTTTGGTTGGCGATAAAGGTGAAAATGTCGCTAAAATCGCCGAAAACATCCTAGATATCATCAAACCTATGGGTTAA
- a CDS encoding YbaN family protein: MVGILSLCLGILGIFLPLLPTTPFILLSSACFMRSSPRFHRWLHQHKTFGPILDNWHNHKAVTTKVKTRGAVYILLSFSFSIWFVPHFWLKIMLVIMLVALLVWFIRLPVIERLADEQENH; encoded by the coding sequence ATTGTTGGTATCCTGAGTTTGTGCCTGGGCATTCTGGGCATATTCCTACCTTTGTTACCGACCACGCCCTTCATTTTACTTTCTAGCGCTTGCTTTATGCGCAGCAGTCCTCGATTTCATCGGTGGTTGCACCAACACAAAACCTTTGGACCAATATTAGACAATTGGCATAACCACAAAGCGGTTACCACCAAGGTCAAAACCCGAGGTGCCGTTTATATTTTGCTGAGCTTCAGTTTCTCAATATGGTTTGTTCCCCATTTTTGGCTAAAAATTATGCTAGTGATCATGCTGGTGGCACTTCTGGTTTGGTTTATTCGGTTGCCTGTGATTGAGCGCCTTGCTGACGAGCAAGAAAATCACTAA
- the fadI gene encoding acetyl-CoA C-acyltransferase FadI: MGKQEVKTRSGERVAIVAGLRTPFARQSTEFSKVPAVDLGKMVVSEMMARTEIDPKLIDQVVFGQVVQMPEAPNIAREIVLGTGMDINTDAYSVTRACATSFQSAVNVAESIMSGTIDVGIAGGADSSSVLPIGVSKKLAANLLALSKTKTVGQKLKILKSLSLKDLMPVPPAVAEYSTGLSMGQTAEQMAKSHGISRQEQDALAHRSHTLAAQAWQEGKIEGEVMTAFPEPYKKWISQDNNIRYDSTLEGYAKLRPAFDRQYGSVTAANSTPLTDGAAAIMLMREGKAKELGLDIMGYIRSYAFSAIGVETDMLMGPSFATPMALERAGIELSDLTLMDMHEAFAAQALSNVKMFASDAFAQQHLGRSKAIGEIDMDKFNVLGGSIAYGHPFAATGARMITQTLRELKRRGGGLALNTACAAGGLGAAMILEVE; encoded by the coding sequence ATGGGCAAGCAGGAAGTGAAAACCCGCTCTGGTGAGCGCGTTGCAATTGTCGCTGGTTTGCGTACCCCTTTTGCGCGTCAAAGCACTGAGTTCAGCAAAGTGCCAGCTGTTGACCTAGGCAAAATGGTAGTAAGCGAAATGATGGCGCGGACAGAGATCGACCCAAAATTGATCGATCAAGTTGTGTTTGGTCAAGTGGTTCAAATGCCTGAAGCACCGAATATCGCACGTGAAATTGTGCTCGGAACGGGCATGGACATTAACACTGATGCCTACAGCGTGACGCGAGCATGTGCAACGAGCTTTCAGTCTGCGGTCAATGTTGCGGAAAGCATCATGTCTGGGACTATTGATGTCGGTATTGCTGGCGGGGCAGATTCTTCCTCGGTATTGCCTATTGGTGTCTCCAAAAAGTTGGCTGCGAACCTATTAGCACTGAGTAAAACCAAAACAGTTGGCCAAAAACTCAAGATTCTAAAAAGCCTCTCCCTGAAAGATTTAATGCCCGTTCCACCGGCGGTGGCTGAATACTCAACAGGCTTATCGATGGGCCAGACCGCAGAGCAAATGGCCAAATCACACGGCATTTCTCGTCAAGAGCAAGATGCTTTAGCGCACCGTTCTCACACGTTAGCGGCTCAGGCATGGCAAGAAGGCAAGATTGAAGGCGAGGTGATGACCGCGTTCCCAGAACCATATAAGAAGTGGATCTCGCAAGACAACAATATTCGTTATGACTCGACGCTGGAAGGGTATGCGAAGTTGCGTCCGGCTTTTGATAGACAGTACGGCAGTGTGACCGCAGCAAACAGTACACCGCTGACTGATGGCGCCGCAGCAATCATGCTGATGCGTGAAGGGAAAGCAAAAGAGCTCGGCCTAGACATTATGGGCTATATCCGTTCTTACGCTTTTTCTGCGATTGGCGTTGAAACGGATATGCTGATGGGGCCGTCATTCGCAACGCCTATGGCGCTAGAGCGAGCGGGAATTGAGCTTTCGGATCTTACCTTGATGGACATGCATGAAGCCTTTGCTGCTCAAGCGCTTTCAAACGTGAAAATGTTTGCTAGCGATGCATTTGCACAACAACACCTTGGCCGCTCTAAAGCAATTGGTGAAATCGACATGGATAAGTTCAACGTCCTTGGCGGTTCTATCGCCTATGGCCACCCCTTCGCTGCAACGGGCGCACGAATGATTACCCAAACATTACGAGAGCTAAAACGCCGCGGTGGCGGTTTGGCGCTGAACACAGCGTGTGCGGCAGGTGGTCTTGGTGCAGCTATGATTTTGGAGGTTGAGTAA
- the dnaX gene encoding DNA polymerase III subunit gamma/tau yields MSYLALARKWRPTKFTEVVGQSHVLTALENALAQNRLHHAYLFSGTRGVGKTTIGRLFAKGLNCETGITSTPCGQCATCKEIDEGRFVDLLEIDAASRTKVEDTRELLDNVQYKPARGRFKVYLIDEVHMLSRHSFNALLKTLEEPPEYVKFLLATTDPQKLPVTILSRCLQFHLKPISVDTIHEQLDHILAKEQVTSEARALGMIAHAADGSMRDALSLTDQAIALGNGTVLTDSVAHMLGTLDTDQALHLLEAISSKQPQQAMEMVTQLAQNGVEWDGLLQQLATQLHRMAMFQALPSTLDKAQPDAEKIELLSRALSPQDVQLYYQIALKGRQDLPLAPSERIGLEMVVLRMMAFRPASQPQANAISTAPEVSPAPVASAPQATSQPQPAPTPQSAMTEQSPSAPMPHTQPSVPDQGYDAPPPGYMNEPVQYDAPPMYDDAPMQGHAPSQSAPQQRPPAQSEQPPTSRGTSAISGLRHQLRSQRKGLTPNPDASGNAPKKARAASAKPDSVLDRVAQKHGGASQVSPLSNPQSTATPVEENEPYRWKPTLPQKEQQKTELTPTQLKKALEHEKTPEMIQKLVVESLEQSDWASLISKLETAKLTEQLALNSHFERSGSSISLTLRPEQAHLNTDRAQSELLQALNSVLGEECHLSVEVGDKGETPLELRDKLYQGKLQQAFTSLENDEHVRFIERRFAAELDKESVRPI; encoded by the coding sequence ATGAGTTATCTTGCCTTAGCGCGAAAATGGCGTCCGACAAAATTTACGGAAGTTGTCGGTCAAAGCCATGTCTTAACAGCACTCGAAAATGCGTTAGCCCAGAATCGACTGCATCACGCGTATCTATTTAGCGGTACGCGAGGAGTCGGCAAGACGACAATCGGTCGTTTGTTTGCCAAAGGGTTAAACTGTGAAACAGGCATTACCTCGACGCCATGTGGTCAATGTGCCACTTGTAAAGAAATCGATGAAGGTCGCTTTGTTGATTTGCTAGAGATTGATGCTGCGTCGCGCACAAAGGTCGAAGATACTCGTGAATTGCTGGACAACGTTCAGTACAAACCGGCTCGCGGTCGATTCAAAGTTTACCTCATCGATGAAGTTCATATGCTCTCGCGCCATAGTTTCAATGCGTTATTAAAAACGCTTGAAGAGCCACCAGAGTATGTGAAGTTTTTGCTCGCGACCACGGATCCTCAAAAACTACCAGTGACAATATTGTCTCGCTGTTTACAGTTCCATCTGAAGCCAATCAGTGTGGATACTATACATGAGCAGCTAGACCACATTTTAGCTAAAGAGCAAGTGACCAGTGAGGCTCGTGCTCTTGGTATGATCGCACACGCTGCGGATGGCAGTATGCGTGATGCACTCAGTTTGACCGATCAAGCTATCGCACTTGGTAATGGTACTGTGTTAACTGATAGCGTTGCCCACATGTTGGGAACGCTAGATACGGATCAGGCACTGCATTTACTTGAAGCCATCAGTTCCAAACAGCCACAACAAGCAATGGAGATGGTGACCCAGCTCGCGCAAAACGGGGTAGAGTGGGATGGGTTGCTGCAACAGCTTGCGACCCAACTGCATCGTATGGCGATGTTCCAAGCGTTGCCTTCAACGCTAGACAAAGCGCAGCCTGACGCTGAAAAAATAGAGCTGCTTAGCCGAGCGCTCTCTCCGCAAGATGTGCAGTTGTACTACCAAATTGCGTTGAAAGGTCGTCAAGATCTGCCGTTAGCACCGTCGGAGCGAATTGGCTTAGAGATGGTTGTGCTGCGCATGATGGCATTTAGACCCGCTTCTCAGCCGCAAGCAAACGCAATTTCAACCGCACCTGAGGTCAGCCCTGCGCCAGTTGCTAGTGCGCCGCAGGCAACGTCACAACCTCAACCTGCTCCGACTCCCCAAAGCGCGATGACTGAGCAAAGCCCTTCAGCGCCAATGCCGCACACTCAGCCATCGGTGCCAGATCAAGGTTATGACGCTCCACCTCCGGGCTATATGAATGAGCCAGTGCAATACGATGCTCCGCCAATGTATGATGATGCTCCAATGCAAGGGCATGCTCCTTCTCAAAGCGCGCCTCAACAGCGTCCACCTGCACAGTCAGAGCAGCCGCCTACGAGCAGAGGAACATCAGCGATAAGCGGATTGCGCCATCAACTGCGATCTCAGCGTAAAGGTTTGACACCAAATCCTGACGCATCAGGAAACGCGCCAAAAAAGGCTAGAGCGGCATCTGCTAAACCAGATTCTGTGCTCGACCGTGTTGCTCAAAAGCACGGTGGAGCATCGCAGGTGTCGCCTTTGTCAAACCCACAATCGACTGCAACACCTGTAGAAGAGAATGAGCCTTATCGCTGGAAACCAACTCTACCGCAAAAAGAGCAGCAGAAAACTGAGCTCACACCGACACAGTTAAAGAAAGCCCTAGAGCATGAAAAAACACCAGAAATGATACAGAAGCTGGTGGTTGAGAGCTTAGAGCAAAGTGATTGGGCGTCATTGATCAGCAAGTTAGAGACCGCCAAATTGACTGAGCAGCTCGCGCTGAACTCGCATTTTGAGCGCAGTGGTTCTTCTATTTCATTGACGCTACGACCAGAACAGGCGCACCTGAACACCGACCGCGCACAGAGCGAACTGCTTCAGGCGCTCAATAGCGTATTGGGTGAAGAGTGCCACTTGAGCGTGGAAGTGGGCGATAAGGGGGAAACTCCGTTAGAATTAAGAGACAAACTTTATCAGGGTAAATTGCAGCAAGCATTCACCAGCCTAGAAAATGATGAACACGTTCGCTTTATCGAGCGACGTTTCGCGGCTGAACTTGATAAAGAGAGTGTACGACCAATTTAA
- the fadJ gene encoding fatty acid oxidation complex subunit alpha FadJ: MSEQKAFKLHIDENDFAWLAIDVPGEKMNTLQAAFAEEMEDVFAQLDEKKSSIKGLIVHSLKPDNFVAGADVRMLDACTTAAEAQALAEKGQQMFQHLSDLPYPVVAAIHGPCLGGGLELALACDYRVCTDSDKTRLGLPEVQLGLLPGSGGTQRLPRLIGLLPSLDLILTGKQLRAKKAKKLGVVDAVVPETILLDVAKSFVEKNAGKSKGKRKVSTKEKLISNTGLGRKVIFDQAAKKTFEKTRGNYPAADAILEVIRYGLEKGFEQGQKKEAERFAELVMTSESKALRSIFFATTEMKKENGSDAEPLSVKRAAVLGGGLMGAGISHVSVAKAKVPVRIKDVSEDGVLNALKYNYKLFETQRKRRIISKAQLQSKMLQLSGGTDFTSFNHTDIVIEAVFEDLDLKQKMVADIEENAKDSTIFATNTSSLPIGQIAEKAQRPENVVGLHYFSPVEKMPLVEVIPHEGTSDETVSTVVEFARKQGKTPIVVKDCAGFYVNRILAPYMNEAAQVLMSGEPIGHLDKALLNFGFPVGPITLLDEVGVDIGAKIMPILVNELGERFKGPDVFDTLLNDGRKGRKSGKGFYTYKGKKKEVDKSVYKLLGLSPESKMAQEEMAMRCVLPMLNEAVRCLDEGIIRSPRDGDIGAIFGIGFPPFLGGPFRYMDQIGVKKLVEIMNQHAEKYGDRFAPCDGLLTRAGLDKPFYE, encoded by the coding sequence ATGAGCGAGCAGAAAGCATTTAAGCTACACATTGATGAAAATGACTTCGCTTGGTTGGCGATAGACGTCCCAGGCGAAAAGATGAATACGCTTCAAGCGGCTTTTGCTGAAGAAATGGAAGACGTGTTTGCTCAACTTGATGAGAAAAAATCCTCCATTAAAGGATTGATCGTACACTCATTGAAGCCAGACAATTTTGTCGCTGGCGCTGACGTTCGAATGTTAGATGCATGTACAACGGCAGCAGAAGCACAGGCATTGGCTGAGAAAGGCCAGCAAATGTTCCAACATCTTTCGGATTTGCCTTATCCCGTTGTTGCCGCGATCCACGGACCTTGTTTGGGTGGTGGTTTGGAGCTGGCACTCGCGTGTGACTACCGAGTATGTACTGACTCCGATAAAACTCGCCTAGGGCTGCCAGAAGTGCAGCTTGGATTACTGCCCGGTTCAGGTGGCACGCAACGTCTGCCTCGTTTGATTGGTTTACTGCCGTCGCTAGATTTGATCTTAACCGGTAAGCAGCTTCGCGCCAAGAAAGCGAAAAAGCTCGGTGTCGTAGATGCTGTAGTGCCTGAGACCATCTTGCTGGATGTGGCGAAAAGCTTTGTTGAAAAGAACGCGGGCAAAAGCAAAGGCAAGCGTAAAGTATCGACCAAAGAGAAACTTATCTCAAACACCGGTCTTGGACGTAAGGTGATCTTTGATCAAGCGGCAAAGAAAACATTCGAGAAAACTCGCGGAAACTACCCAGCCGCAGACGCCATCTTAGAAGTGATTCGCTACGGTTTAGAGAAAGGCTTCGAGCAGGGCCAGAAGAAAGAAGCTGAGCGTTTTGCTGAGCTTGTGATGACCTCTGAATCTAAGGCGCTACGTTCAATCTTCTTTGCAACAACAGAGATGAAAAAAGAGAACGGCAGTGACGCAGAGCCGTTATCTGTCAAGCGAGCGGCCGTATTAGGCGGTGGTTTGATGGGCGCGGGGATTAGCCATGTCAGCGTAGCTAAAGCGAAAGTGCCGGTGCGCATCAAAGATGTCTCAGAAGATGGGGTATTGAATGCGTTGAAGTACAACTACAAGTTGTTCGAAACTCAGCGCAAGCGCCGTATTATCTCGAAAGCTCAATTGCAATCGAAGATGTTACAGCTTTCTGGCGGGACAGATTTCACCAGCTTCAACCATACCGACATTGTGATCGAAGCGGTGTTCGAAGATCTCGACCTCAAGCAGAAAATGGTCGCAGATATCGAAGAGAATGCTAAAGATAGCACCATTTTCGCAACAAATACGTCGTCACTTCCAATCGGGCAGATTGCCGAGAAAGCGCAGCGACCTGAAAACGTTGTCGGCCTGCATTACTTCAGCCCAGTTGAAAAAATGCCACTGGTGGAAGTGATTCCGCACGAGGGAACATCGGACGAAACGGTATCGACGGTTGTGGAATTTGCTCGCAAACAAGGCAAAACGCCAATTGTTGTCAAAGACTGCGCGGGTTTTTATGTCAACCGCATTCTTGCCCCTTACATGAACGAAGCGGCGCAAGTTTTGATGTCTGGTGAGCCGATTGGACACCTAGATAAAGCGCTGCTCAACTTCGGCTTCCCCGTTGGACCAATTACTTTGCTTGACGAAGTCGGCGTTGATATTGGCGCGAAGATTATGCCTATCTTGGTCAATGAGCTTGGTGAGCGATTTAAAGGGCCAGACGTATTCGATACGCTTTTGAATGATGGTCGTAAAGGGCGTAAAAGCGGTAAAGGTTTTTACACCTACAAGGGCAAAAAGAAGGAAGTCGACAAGTCTGTCTACAAATTGCTTGGACTGAGCCCAGAATCCAAGATGGCGCAAGAAGAGATGGCGATGCGATGTGTGCTACCTATGCTCAATGAAGCCGTTCGCTGTTTGGATGAAGGTATTATTCGCAGCCCTCGTGACGGTGATATTGGTGCCATTTTTGGTATCGGATTCCCACCATTCTTGGGCGGTCCTTTCCGCTACATGGACCAAATCGGCGTGAAGAAACTGGTCGAGATCATGAATCAACACGCGGAGAAATACGGTGATCGATTTGCACCTTGCGATGGCCTACTGACGCGAGCAGGGCTAGATAAACCGTTCTACGAGTAA
- a CDS encoding sigma-70 family RNA polymerase sigma factor: MSILNFFGKKKSSDPVNSDMDRQRKYEALVRAYHRDLYRYAYWLCKDPTISEDLVQETCLRAWKSLDSLQDEKAAKSWLITILRRENARRFERKQFDLVDIDDHGNDAKVSDDPHHQTEWIQAQIMKLDTDYREPLFLQVVGGFSGEEISEILDLNKNTVMTRLFRARNQLKEMIDPESNQRGQHNG, encoded by the coding sequence GTGTCGATTCTCAATTTTTTTGGAAAGAAAAAGTCTTCCGATCCGGTCAACTCGGATATGGACAGACAAAGAAAATATGAAGCGCTCGTGAGAGCCTATCACAGAGACCTCTATCGCTACGCGTATTGGTTGTGCAAAGATCCCACTATCTCGGAGGATTTAGTACAAGAGACCTGTTTACGTGCGTGGAAGTCTCTCGATAGTCTTCAAGACGAGAAAGCCGCCAAATCTTGGTTAATCACCATATTACGCAGAGAAAACGCTCGTCGCTTCGAGCGCAAGCAGTTTGATCTGGTTGATATCGATGACCACGGAAACGATGCTAAGGTCAGCGATGACCCGCATCATCAGACCGAGTGGATTCAGGCACAAATTATGAAACTTGATACCGATTATCGAGAGCCACTATTTCTTCAAGTTGTTGGGGGTTTTAGCGGTGAAGAGATCAGCGAGATTCTTGATCTTAATAAGAATACCGTGATGACACGCTTATTCAGAGCTCGCAATCAGCTAAAAGAGATGATCGACCCAGAGAGTAACCAAAGAGGACAGCATAATGGATGA
- a CDS encoding YbaB/EbfC family nucleoid-associated protein, giving the protein MFGKGGMGTLMKQAQQMQERMQKLQEEIANMEVTGESGAGLVKVTITGSHSVRRVEIDESLMEDDKEMLEDLIAAAFNDAARRVEETQKEKMAGVTGGMQLPPGMKMPF; this is encoded by the coding sequence ATGTTTGGTAAAGGCGGTATGGGCACTCTAATGAAGCAAGCCCAGCAAATGCAAGAGCGTATGCAAAAGCTTCAAGAAGAAATCGCAAATATGGAAGTGACCGGTGAGTCTGGTGCTGGCCTTGTGAAAGTGACGATTACTGGTAGTCACAGTGTGCGTCGTGTTGAAATCGATGAAAGCTTGATGGAAGACGACAAAGAGATGCTTGAAGATCTTATCGCTGCTGCATTTAACGATGCTGCTCGCCGCGTTGAAGAAACTCAAAAAGAGAAAATGGCTGGCGTAACTGGCGGTATGCAATTACCACCAGGTATGAAAATGCCGTTCTAA
- a CDS encoding response regulator, whose product MYKTVEVAPSDTPNIAPGEKLVMLVDDDPIFRRITSGFLLSQGYKVVEAENGLDGLRKLKSAEPDIIMCDLAMPVLDGIEFVEEVSLEYPSLPLIVVSATDDMADVAKALRYGIKDFLPKPIGNYEHLMCAIENTLDDSDNHLSDQRDFASQWFRVDSGDVPEEQELHWHLEFLQENRSAAKDLLHALLPDRDTSQGDWKCSYRILQSTDVMPIVFDYAWLMNGQFAFYIVDSASEGEHGAATTLLIRALFHDYLRNLKCFNADLKDIAYLLEKGIKCSQCSTPVKALFGVADLSEGTLSILPAGLDCQWSNGYISQHIQPGVTLGDNCVKNFITNELPIQSACQIALSCLGSSSFTLDIYRGGSA is encoded by the coding sequence ATGTATAAAACAGTTGAAGTTGCACCAAGCGATACTCCCAATATTGCCCCTGGTGAAAAACTTGTCATGTTGGTTGACGATGATCCTATCTTCCGTCGCATCACGTCGGGCTTCTTGCTATCTCAAGGATACAAAGTCGTCGAGGCTGAGAACGGATTAGACGGTTTAAGGAAGCTTAAGAGCGCAGAGCCAGACATCATCATGTGCGATCTTGCCATGCCAGTACTCGATGGCATCGAGTTTGTAGAAGAGGTGAGCTTGGAGTATCCATCGCTGCCTTTGATTGTGGTGTCTGCGACAGACGATATGGCCGATGTTGCAAAAGCGCTTCGTTACGGAATAAAGGATTTCTTGCCCAAGCCGATTGGCAATTACGAGCATTTGATGTGCGCGATTGAGAATACCTTAGACGACTCGGACAATCATTTGAGTGACCAACGCGATTTTGCAAGCCAATGGTTCCGTGTTGATAGTGGGGATGTGCCCGAAGAGCAAGAGCTGCATTGGCATCTTGAGTTCTTGCAAGAAAATCGCAGTGCCGCCAAAGATTTGCTTCACGCCCTGCTTCCTGATCGGGATACCTCGCAAGGGGACTGGAAGTGCAGTTACCGCATTTTGCAGTCTACCGACGTGATGCCTATCGTGTTTGATTACGCTTGGTTAATGAACGGACAGTTTGCGTTTTATATCGTTGATTCAGCAAGTGAAGGTGAGCACGGTGCTGCAACCACACTCTTGATTCGTGCCTTGTTCCATGACTATTTACGTAACCTCAAGTGTTTCAACGCCGATTTAAAAGACATCGCCTATTTGCTGGAGAAGGGAATCAAGTGCTCGCAATGCTCTACGCCAGTTAAAGCCTTGTTTGGCGTTGCAGACCTCTCTGAAGGGACGCTATCTATTTTACCCGCTGGTCTTGATTGCCAGTGGTCAAATGGTTATATCTCTCAACATATTCAGCCCGGGGTTACGCTTGGCGATAACTGCGTTAAGAACTTTATCACCAACGAGTTGCCGATTCAGTCTGCTTGTCAGATTGCCCTTAGTTGCTTGGGATCGAGTAGCTTTACCTTAGATATCTATCGTGGTGGCAGTGCTTAA
- a CDS encoding NAD(P)H nitroreductase yields MDALELLLNRRSIAKLSAPAPEGRALENIIRAGLRAPDHAGLTPWRFVISQGSGLNKLSDILVKAAVEDKSDDTVIEKVKNAPFRAPMVITVIAKVTEHEKVPAFEQHLSAGCAVQAMQMAAVAQGFQAFWRSGKWMFHSAVHKAFGLEGEDEIVGFLYLGTPGCTPMKVPERDLSKFVEYL; encoded by the coding sequence ATGGACGCTTTAGAACTATTGCTCAACCGTCGCTCAATTGCCAAATTGTCAGCGCCAGCTCCTGAAGGGAGAGCGCTAGAAAACATCATACGCGCCGGTTTGCGAGCACCTGATCACGCGGGCTTAACGCCGTGGAGATTTGTGATTTCACAAGGGTCTGGGCTAAACAAACTATCGGACATTCTGGTGAAAGCGGCGGTAGAAGATAAGAGTGACGACACTGTCATTGAAAAGGTGAAAAACGCACCGTTTCGAGCTCCGATGGTGATCACTGTGATTGCGAAAGTGACCGAACATGAAAAAGTGCCCGCCTTTGAGCAACATTTGTCTGCGGGTTGTGCCGTTCAAGCAATGCAAATGGCGGCTGTGGCGCAGGGTTTTCAGGCGTTTTGGCGCTCAGGGAAATGGATGTTCCATTCAGCCGTGCACAAGGCATTTGGTTTAGAGGGAGAGGATGAAATCGTCGGCTTCCTTTACCTAGGCACTCCAGGGTGTACGCCAATGAAGGTGCCAGAGCGCGACCTGAGTAAATTCGTTGAATATTTGTAA
- the apt gene encoding adenine phosphoribosyltransferase: MTTETLQLIKSSIKSIQDYPKPGILFRDVTSLMEDPAAYRATIKLLVEKYQSMGFTKVVGTEARGFLFGAPLALELGVGFVPVRKPGKLPRETVAQSYELEYGTDTLEIHTDAIKEGDKVLVVDDLLATGGTIEATTKLIRQLGGVVEHAAFVINLPEIGGDKRLEGLGLNVYSICEFEGH, encoded by the coding sequence ATGACAACTGAAACACTCCAACTGATCAAATCTAGTATTAAAAGCATTCAAGACTACCCGAAACCAGGCATTCTATTTCGCGATGTCACTAGCTTGATGGAAGATCCAGCGGCGTACCGCGCAACCATCAAACTTCTGGTGGAAAAGTACCAATCGATGGGATTCACTAAAGTCGTGGGCACCGAAGCACGAGGCTTCTTATTTGGCGCGCCTTTAGCACTAGAGCTTGGTGTTGGTTTCGTTCCTGTTCGTAAACCTGGCAAATTGCCACGTGAAACTGTCGCTCAATCTTATGAACTTGAGTACGGTACTGACACACTAGAAATTCACACAGACGCGATCAAAGAAGGCGACAAAGTCCTTGTGGTTGATGACCTACTGGCAACAGGCGGCACAATCGAAGCGACGACTAAACTGATTCGTCAGCTTGGTGGTGTGGTAGAGCACGCGGCGTTTGTGATCAATCTTCCTGAAATTGGCGGAGACAAGCGTCTTGAGGGCCTAGGTCTTAATGTTTACAGCATCTGTGAATTTGAAGGTCACTAA
- a CDS encoding LysR family transcriptional regulator, with protein MKLDDLNLFRLVVENGSYTATSRKTMIPVATITRRIQALEDSLNLRLLNRHARKLSLTEAGERFYSECSPLLDRLTLTAEEISDECRGAAGKIRITAPSNLTKRMMMPMFNDFMKQYPDINLELTTSNHSEQLDPTEWDVIFRVGPQRDSSLIARKINSVEDILVASPEYLKTNPAPKHAEELHNHSLLKGAPLLKWQLSNQNGETVVNNDKGRFQANALNVVRSACSDGLGITLMPDVMLKEFIDDGSLVRVLEDWSANPRDIYMLYNHKDHLPEKVRLFIDFVIAYNIH; from the coding sequence ATGAAATTAGATGATCTCAACTTGTTCAGGCTTGTGGTCGAAAATGGGAGCTACACCGCGACTTCCCGAAAAACTATGATCCCTGTTGCAACGATTACTCGACGCATACAGGCTTTGGAGGATTCTCTAAACCTGCGTCTACTGAATAGGCACGCGCGTAAACTTTCCCTGACAGAGGCGGGAGAGCGCTTTTACAGCGAATGTTCACCGCTGCTAGACCGATTGACGCTCACCGCAGAAGAGATCTCCGATGAATGTCGCGGTGCTGCAGGTAAGATTCGTATAACGGCGCCATCAAACTTAACCAAGCGTATGATGATGCCAATGTTTAACGACTTCATGAAACAATACCCAGATATCAATCTGGAGCTGACAACAAGTAACCATTCAGAACAACTTGATCCAACGGAATGGGACGTGATCTTCCGAGTCGGCCCTCAACGAGATTCCAGCTTGATCGCTCGAAAAATTAACTCGGTGGAAGATATTTTGGTTGCGAGTCCAGAATATTTAAAAACGAACCCTGCACCAAAACACGCAGAAGAGTTACACAATCACAGCCTGTTGAAAGGCGCCCCACTGTTAAAGTGGCAACTGTCTAACCAAAACGGTGAAACAGTGGTTAACAATGACAAAGGTCGCTTTCAAGCCAACGCACTTAATGTAGTTCGTAGCGCTTGCAGTGACGGCTTAGGTATCACTTTGATGCCTGATGTGATGCTAAAAGAGTTCATCGACGACGGTAGTTTGGTACGAGTTCTCGAAGACTGGAGCGCAAACCCTCGCGATATCTATATGCTTTACAACCATAAAGATCATCTGCCAGAAAAAGTGCGCCTGTTCATCGATTTTGTTATCGCCTACAACATCCACTGA